One Silene latifolia isolate original U9 population chromosome 4, ASM4854445v1, whole genome shotgun sequence DNA segment encodes these proteins:
- the LOC141653671 gene encoding 26S proteasome non-ATPase regulatory subunit 8 homolog A-like: MDPKATEVSQTFARFKSGLIRNDFDSCNRLLSELKVLLTQFRSLPPLLEATPNAVQELTLAREIYEHAVVLSVKMEDQEAFERDFCQLKPYYTDARDRIPQSPQEYQILGLNLLRLLVQNRIAEFHTELELLSSTALESPCIKHAVELEQSFMEGAYNRVLSARQLVPHETYVYFMDVLAKTVRDEIAGCSEKAYDSLSLNDAKQMLLFSSDKDLLEYINEEHPEWEIKSERVFFQKAKDSASCKEIPSLLLINQTLSYARELERIV, encoded by the exons atgGATCCAAAGGCAACAGAAGTTTCTCAAACGTTCGCGCGATTCAAATCTGGGTTAATTCGTAACGATTTCGATTCTTGCAACCGTCTACTTTCGGAACTCAag GTGTTGCTCACACAATTCAGAAGTCTTCCACCGTTACTTGAAGCAACACCTAATGCTGTTCAGGAATTGACATTAGCAA GAGAAATATATGAGCATGCTGTTGTTTTGAGCGTGAAGATGGAGGATCAAGAAGCGTTTGAGAGAGACTTCTGCCAGCTCAAACCTTATTACACTGATGCAAG GGACCGAATTCCTCAATCTCCACAAGAATACCAAATATTGGGGCTGAACTTGTTGAGACTTCTAGTCCAGAACAGGATAGCGGAATTTCATACTGAGTTGGAGTTGCTTTCATCTACTGCTCTGGAGAGCCCTTGCATTAAGCATGCTGTGGAGCTGGAACAGTCGTTTATGGAAGGAGCGTACAATCGTGTTTTAAGTGCTAGACAATTGGTCCCTCATGAAACTTATGTGTATTTCATGGATGTGCTGGCCAAGACTGTCAG GGATGAAATTGCTGGATGCAGTGAAAAAGCGTATGACTCTCTTTCACTAAATGATGCAAAGCAAATGTTGCTGTTCTCATCTGACAAGGATTTACTGGAGTACATAAACGAG GAACACCCTGAATGGGAAATCAAAAGTGAACGCGTCTTTTTTCAGAAGGCAAAAGATTCCGCTTCCTGCAAGGAGATCCCATCTCTTCTTCTCATCAATCAAACACTCAGTTACGCCAGGGAATTAGAAAGGATTGTTTGA
- the LOC141653670 gene encoding uncharacterized protein LOC141653670, with the protein MEEARKWTVSYTKHVKQKRKLYHDGFLHLNSNSKVMLYDDCEKLLDSKYLKKDEVVKAGESMAFSSFLVDIGDPENSSSCILLPNRKSESDSRTPEKPQFPYGEKSRNTFPNKRPNTWSRKTSANNLSPSQKIIREFKKNEEVKYNTHHSPSSVATPSVKEWEALYTTQITQKAKKYHDGFIHLIICGSQARQVALYDSSKTQIDKRFLRKDEVISSGKSLKFDGHLVDIGDALGNNENDADVKKEASNCSSDQIKSDQQLHKLWNDNSVHSRRRIKAPAGQNHLGTRNAVEPVLKGQSRNEVGSSKYVDSSFGDLKVDMMKPTKPSPSRMPPRDVNHILSILKKPAAPDNLPILEKAAVKQCLSQSSEVLDIEGKTQLDPHQVATEVTNQHERDEAAKRESTETGCTGEDPQPETTEDNNIATAQAKTGCTSDDSERPQGMAFESPSKIQPSFGTAPNMLQALVDNGESVLSPVLTGRSEETRSTEHQPCAKLPETNASSKEGTSLSSKKPKARRLFSGRAVMKTSYMGTESPLGNLDCPSFDLGI; encoded by the exons ATGGAAGAAGCGAGAAAATGGACGGTCTCGTATACGAAGCATGTAAAGCAGAAGAGGAAACTTTATCACGACGGCTTCCTTCACCTTAATTCCAATAGCAAG GTCATGCTATATGATGATTGTGAGAAGCTGTTAGACAGCAAGTACTTGAAAAAAGATGAAGTTGTTAAAGCCGGAGAATCAATGGCATTTTCTTCATTCCTCGTAGATATTGGTGATCCTGAAAACAGCTCCTCGTGTATATTGCTGCCAAATCGTAAATCCGAATCTGATAGTAGAACTCCTGAGAAACCTCAATTTCCATATGGGGAGAAGTCAAGAAACACTTTCCCTA ACAAAAGACCAAATACTTGGAGCAGAAAGACGTCAGCGAACAATTTAAGCCCCTCTCAGAAGATTATTAGAG AGTTCAAGAAAAATGAAGAAGTCAAATATAATACTCATCATAGTCCTTCTAGTGTCGCAACGCCGTCTGTGAAAG AATGGGAAGCACTGTATACGACACAGATTACACAAAAGGCCAAGAAGTATCATGATGGCTTCATACACTTGATTATTTGCGGTTCTCAAGCGAGACAG GTTGCTCTCTACGATTCAAGCAAAACGCAAATTGATAAAAGATTCCTGAGGAAGGATGAAGTGATTTCTTCTGGCAAGTCACTGAAATTTGATGGTCATTTGGTTGATATTGGAGATGCCTTGGGAAACAATGAGAATGATGCAGACGTGAAAAAAGAAGCAAGTAACTGCAGTAGTGATCAAATAAAGAGTGACCAACAATTGCATAAGTTATGGAATG ATAACTCGGTACACAGTCGACGAAGAATCAAAGCACCAGCAGGACAGAATCATCTTGGTACTCGTAATGCTGTTGAGCCTGTTTTGAAAG GACAATCCCGAAATGAAGTTGGTTCCAGCAAGTATGTTGACTCAAGTTTTGGTGACTTGAAAGTTGATATGATGAAACCAACAAAGCCTTCTCCCTCACGCATGCCTCCCCGTGATG TGAATCATATCTTGTCGATCTTGAAGAAACCTGCAGCTCCGGACAATCTTCCCATTTTGGAAAAAGCTGCAGTCAAGCAATGCCTTTCACAATCTTCGGAGGTTCTTGACATTGAGGGTAAAACTCAACTGGACCCACACCAAGTAGCAACTGAAGTAACAAATCAGCACGAGCGTGATGAGGCAGCAAAACGAGAGAGTACTGAGACAGGCTGTACTGGCGAGGATCCCCAGCCTGAAACCACTGAAGATAATAATATAGCGACGGCCCAAGCTAAGACAGGATGTACCAGTGATGACAGTGAAAGGCCACAAGGAATGGCATTTGAATCTCCCAGCAAGATCCAACCTTCATTCGGAACTGCACCCAACATGCTGCAAGCGCTTGTCGATAATGGGGAATCCGTACTCT CACCAGTCCTCACGGGGCGGAGCGAAGAGACTAGATCCACAGAGCATCAG cCTTGTGCCAAGTTACCGGAAACAAATGCTTCAAGTAAAGAAGGAACATCTTTGTCCTCCAAAAAGCCCAAAGCAAGACGACTTTTTAGTGGACGGGCTGTCATGAAGACGAGTTATATGGGTACAGAGTCTCCATTAGGAAATCTTGACTGTCCAAGCTTTGACCTAGGAATTTAA
- the LOC141651843 gene encoding uncharacterized protein LOC141651843, with protein sequence MSSEARGQHRDGKEPMREGGTFEWEEDEEDAGAKNDLILVGKLWASRAINVKAAIETMIKLWNPIKPMMGNIVDAKEKTFVFRFGNERDKARVLEGQPWHFDKFMWCFNEPNPTGKITDVPLSRFPIWARIYDLPISGRTNLANAQKLGNCLGKFIGLEHGPNAELDRSIRVRVYYDIMEPLKSSVPVRMKNGRTVNFPVKYERLPTYCYGCGLIGHGEKDCEEGYNFSWDNGQVGEANRQCMLDRALCTAHWIEKFPYARLLYLDREWSDHAPIKLCLNRRNDEPTRLRSFKFEQVWVGVEGCREAIERGVEKGNGDLVRALDECSKELRAWKKFSISGVGRDIGRKTGLLARLNEGERTEENVKRRRKLVAELADLRKKEEQYWRQRSRALWLKDGDRNTAFFHNRAGERKRKNFIGKLIDENGIERSGEENVERIVVNYFENLFTSSNPSNFDVLDSVGRRVTSEMNRLLALDYNEEEVVTALNQMHPLKAPGPDGMNGLFYQTYWDSVGSLVVDTVLAILRGESSPRDVNKTHIVLIPKKKAPDKVSDFRPISLCNVVYKLVSKVLANRLKTFLGDIVTENQSAFTPGRAITDNVLIAFELFHFMKNSRHGDGFMAIKLDMAKAYDRVEWAFLERVLRVMGFDRQWVSRVMECVTTVSFAVLINGKPSRSFRPSRGLRQGDPLSPYLFILCAEVLSSLMRRAVESNTLHGIRISNSAPSISHLLFADDSLFFAKAKAEEADVINNILRRYEEASGQLVNLDKTTVSFSKGVPIQKRSNLAARLCITEVEEHSRYLGLPTVVGRSKKGLTDILRDKLSKRLNCWRGKTLSRAGKEVLIKAVANSLPTYVMSIFKIPVNFCDELRSLISRFWWGHEEGKRGISWVAWKRLCRPKGLGGMGFRDFHMFNIALIGKQVWRLMTEPDNLWARLMRARYYPTGDFSTAELGYNPSYTWRGILEARKEIWNGLRRRIGDGQSTRVWTDAWIPNSQSGRVLSPCVPGHEDMLVGDLLDENGWKNELVDELFLPFERDRIRQIRLGVHRPRDEWYWCSEKDGVYSVRSAYRCLAGEKDDLELGGASNWEREKWLWNRLWKVPVWPRVKLFFWQLCSEALATRANIASRVRGEISPCSLCNFFCETSSHLFADCFVAKRVWEGLGIGDDEEDNTRGIRDWVESKWRGFVGREQALLMVGCWAIWEHRNRVVFDNIMVNPEVIVRRVLDVMEEIDGGGFGQLAQGCTRESRVASGRTEGWVAPTDNFVKVNVDAGVKEGEGVGLGIVCRDASGHVQWGVSHVQDHCWEPHVAEAVAVLEGVREALARGHSQVIMESDCLEVIEALKKQAKGRSILSLVIADILAFSNSFSSVVWSYTSRLNNSVAHALAHVFPRVIGRVEWSDSLSPIANNAVSFDISLMQ encoded by the exons ATGTCAAGTGAAGCACGAGGGCAACATCGGGATGGGAAAGAGCCTATGAGGGAGGGTGGCACGTTCGAATGGGAAGAGGATGAAGAGGACGCGGGTGCTAAGAACGAtctgattttggtggggaaattGTGGGCGTCAAGAGCGATTAACGTGAAGGCAGCGATTGAGACGATGATAAAATTATGGAACCCGATAAAGCCAATGATGGGAAATATTGTCGATGCCAAAGAGAAGACATTCGTTTTTCGATTTGGAAACGAGAGAGATAAAGCTAGGGTTTTGGAAGGCCAACCATGGCACTTCGACAAATTCATGTGGTGCTTCAATGAGCCGAATCCTACAGGTAAAATAACAGATGTCCCACTTTCGCGATTTCCAATTTGGGCTAGAATCTACGACCTACCTATCTCGGGAAGAACGAATTTGGCGAATGCCCAGAAACTTGGGAATTGCTTGGGGAAGTTTATAGGTCTTGAACATGGACCAAATGCTGAACTAGATAGGTCGATACGAGTACGTGTCTATTATGATATTATGGAACCCCTCAAATCATCAGTACCAGTACGTATGAAGAATGGTCGAACGGTTAATTTCCCGGTTAAGTATGAGCGTCTACCTACGTATTGTTATGGATGCGGATTGATTGGACACGGTGAAAAAGATTGTGAAGAAG GATACAATTTTTCTTGGGATAATGGGCAAGTGGGTGAGGCAAATAGACAATGTATGCTAGATAGGGCTCTTTGCACGGCTCATTGGATAGAGAAATTTCCTTATGCGAGATTGTTGTATCTTGATAGAGAGTGGTCTGATCATGCGCCCATCAAGCTTTGCTTAAACAGGAGAAATGATGAGCCAACGAGACTTCGAAGTTTCAAATTTGAACAAGTGTGGGTAGGGGTCGAAGGATGCAGGGAAGCTATTGAGAGAGGGGTTGAAAAAGGGAATGGAGACTTAGTGCGAGCTCTGGATGAATGTAGTAAAGAACTGAGAGCGTGGAAGAAGTTTAGTATCTCGGGGGTGGGCAGAGACATAGGGAGGAAAACTGGGCTGCTAGCTCGGTTAAATGAGGGTGAAAGAACAGAGGAAAATGTCAAGAGACGGCGTAAACTTGTGGCGGAACTAGCTGACTTACGGAAGAAAGAAGAGCAATATTGGCGACAACGCTCACGGGCCCTGTGGTTAAAAGACGGAGATCGCAACACGGCTTTTTTCCATAATAGAGCTGGGGAGCGTAAGAGGAAGAATTTTATTGGCAAGCTTATTGATGAAAATGGCATTGAACGCTCAGGGGAGGAAAATGTCGAGAGGATAGTTGTCAATTATTTCGAAAATCTCTTTACGTCGTCGAACCCGTCAAATTTTGATGTTCTTGATTCCGTGGGCAGGCGAGTTACAAGTGAGATGAATAGGCTCCTGGCTTTGGACTATAATGAAGAAGAGGTTGTGACGGCCCTTAACCAAATGCACCCCTTGAAGGCTCCGGGACCGGATGGCATGAATGGTTTATTTTATCAAACCTACTGGGACTCGGTTGGGTCTCTAGTGGTGGATACGGTCTTGGCCATTTTGAGGGGCGAATCTTCACCGAGGGATGTCAATAAGACCCATATTGTTTTGATCCCCAAGAAAAAAGCCCCGGATAAGGTTAGCGATTTTCGACCAATCAGTCTCTGTAATGTGGTATATAAGTTGGTCTCGAAGGTTCTGGCGAATAGATTGAAGACTTTCTTGGGAGATATAGTTACAGAGAACCAAAGTGCTTTTACTCCAGGAAGAGCTATTACTGACAATGTGCTTATCGCTTTTGAACTCTTCCACTTTATGAAGAATTCGAGACATGGGGATGGATTCATGGCTATTAAACTGGACATGGCAAAAGCGTATGACAGGGTGGAATGGGCTTTTCTGGAGCGGGTCCTGCGCGTAATGGGTTTTGATCGACAATGGGTAAGCCGGGTTATGGAATGTGTGACCACGGTGTCCTTCGCTGTACTCATAAATGGGAAACCATCTCGCAGCTTCAGGCCATCTAGAGGTCTACGTCAAGGTGATCCTCTCTCACCTTACTTATTTATCCTGTGCGCGGAAGTTCTGTCTAGCCTTATGAGGAGAGCCGTAGAGTCAAATACTCTGCATGGAATCCGTATTTCGAATAGTGCGCCATCTATCTCTCACTTGTTATTTGCAGACGATAGTCTTTTCTTTGCGAAAGCTAAGGCGGAGGAAGCtgatgttattaataatattttgAGACGTTATGAAGAAGCGTCGGGGCAGCTTGTAAACTTGGATAAGACCACCGTCTCTTTTAGCAAAGGAGTGCCAATACAAAAGAGGAGCAATCTGGCAGCGCGTTTGTGTATCACAGAGGTGGAGGAGCACTCTCGGTATTTGGGTTTACCCACGGTGGTGGGGCGATCCAAAAAGGGTCTGACGGATATTCTTCGTGATAAGCTCAGTAAACGACTGAATTGTTGGCGCGGGAAAACTTTGTCTAGGGCTGGTAAGGAAGTTCTTATAAAGGCAGTGGCCAATTCGCttcctacctatgtgatgagCATTTTCAAAATTCCCGTCAATTTCTGTGACGAGCTTAGATCGTTGATCTCTCGATTCTGGTGGGGCCATGAAGAAGGGAAGAGAGGCATAAGCTGGGTGGCGTGGAAGCGTTTATGTCGACCAAAGGGCTTGGGCGGAATGGGGTTCCGGGATTTTCACATGTTTAATATTGCGCTAATTGGGAAACAAGTCTGGAGATTAATGACAGAGCCGGATAATTTATGGGCAAGATTGATGCGCGCTCGATATTACCCGACTGGGGATTTTTCGACAGCTGAGCTGGGGTATAATCCAAGTTATACTTGGAGAGGTATACTTGAAGCAAGAAAGGAAATCTGGAACGGTCTAAGAAGAAGAATTGGTGATGGGCAATCTACGCGGGTTTGGACAGACGCATGGATACCAAACTCACAGTCAGGCCGTGTCCTATCTCCGTGTGTGCCTGGTCATGAGGACATGTTGGTGGGAGATTTACTAGATGAGAACGGCTGGAAGAACGAACTCGTGGATGAGCTATTCCTTCCTTTTGAGAGGGATAGGATAAGGCAAATTCGCTTGGGGGTTCATAGACCGAGAGACGAATGGTATTGGTGCAGCGAGAAGGATGGTGTGTACTCGGTGAGGTCTGCGTATAGGTGCCTGGCAGGGGAGAAGGATGACTtggagttgggaggagcttcgaaTTGGGAACGGGAGAAGTGGTTATGGAATAGGCTCTGGAAAGTCCCAGTGTGGCCTCGCGTGAAGCTTTTCTTTTGGCAACTGTGCAGCGAAGCCTTGGCAACAAGAGCGAATATAGCGTCTCGAGTTCGAGGTGAaatttctccttgttctttatgTAATTTTTTCTGTGAAACTAGTAGCCATTTATTTGCAGATTGTTTTGTTGCCAAACGAGTTTGGGAGGGGCTTGGAATAGGCGATGACGAGGAGGACAATACAAGGGGTATTCGGGACTGGGTGGAGTCTAAATGGAGGGGGTTCGTGGGGAGGGAACAGGCCTTGCTGATGGTAGGGTGTTGGGCTATTTGGGAGCACCGTAATAGGGTGGTTTTCGACAACATAATGGTGAACCCGGAGGTGATAGTGAGAAGAGTGTTGGACGTCATGGAAGAGATTGATGGAGGGGGATTTGGGCAGCTGGCTCAGGGATGTACGAGAGAGAGCAGAGTAGCGAGTGGGAGAACGGAGGGTTGGGTGGCTCCTACGGACAATTTCGTGAAAGTCAATGTGGACGCGGGAGTCAAAGAGGGAGAAGGAGTTGGTCTTGGAATAGTCTGTCGGGATGCGAGTGGGCATGTTCAGTGGGGTGTGTCGCATGTGCAGGATCATTGTTGGGAACCACACGTTGCCGAAGCCGTGGCCGTGCTGGAAGGGGTGCGAGAAGCTTTGGCAAGAGGACATTCGCAGGTCATCATGGAGAGCGATTGTTTGGAAGTTATCGAGGCGCTCAAGAAACAGGCCAAAGGACGAAGCATCCTATCCCTTGTCATTGCGGATATTTTAGCTTTTAGTAATTCGTTTTCTTCAGTTGTTTGGTCATACACTAGTCGTTTGAACAATTCTGTAGCTCACGCTTTAGCTCATGTTTTTCCTAGGGTGATCGGTAGAGTAGAGTGGTCAGATTCTCTGTCACCGATCGCGAACAATGCTGTTTCTTTTGATATATCGTTAATGCAGTAA